The Raphanus sativus cultivar WK10039 chromosome 2, ASM80110v3, whole genome shotgun sequence genome includes a region encoding these proteins:
- the LOC108841687 gene encoding cytokinin riboside 5'-monophosphate phosphoribohydrolase LOG7-like has protein sequence MEETKSRFKRICVFCGSSSGKKLSYQEAAVQLGNELVERRIDLVYGGGSVGLMGLVSQAVHHGGRHVLGVIPKTLMPREITGETIGEVKAVADMHQRKAEMARQADAFIALPGGYGTLEELLEVITWAQLGIHRKPVGLLNVDGYYNSLLTFIDKAVDEGFISPMARRIIISAPNAKELVRQLEEYEPEFDEITSKLVWDEVDRLSYVPGPEVTT, from the exons ATGGAAGAGACAAAATCAAGATTCAAGAGGATCTGTGTCTTCTGTGGAAGCAGTTCCGGCAAAAAACTTTCTTACCAAGAAGCTGCCGTTCAATTGGGTAACGAGTTG GTGGAGAGAAGGATTGATCTGGTATACGGAGGTGGCAGCGTGGGACTTATGGGTCTCGTCTCTCAGGCTGTGCATCATGGTGGTCGCCATGTTTTAGG GGTCATCCCAAAAACCTTGATGCCAAGGGAG ATAACTGGTGAGACCATCGGAGAAGTGAAAGCCGTCGCGGATATGCATCAAAGGAAAGCCGAAATGGCTCGTCAAGCCGACGCCTTCATTGCTCTTCCAG GTGGATATGGTACGTTAGAAGAATTGCTGGAAGTCATTACATGGGCTCAACTCGGAATCCACCGTAAGCCG GTGGGTCTTCTTAACGTAGATGGTTACTACAACTCGCTGTTAACGTTTATCGACAAGGCCGTGGACGAAGGATTTATATCCCCTATGGCTCGTAGAATCATCATCTCTGCACCAAATGCTAAAGAGTTGGTTCGACAACTCGAG GAATATGAACCGGAGTTCGATGAGATTACGTCAAAGTTGGTTTGGGATGAAGTGGACCGGCTCAGTTATGTTCCGGGTCCCGAGGTAACTACGTGA